GGTGCGCATCTACCGGCGCGACTTCCTGGGTCGTGCGCAGGAATCCCAGCCTGCACCCGTGGTGTCCCAGGATTCCTCGCCTTCGCTCACCCCGCAGCCCGCGCCGGTGCCCTCCACGGCCAGCGTGGGTCACGTGATGAACGCCTGAGCCCCGAGCCTGGACTTCGCCCCGGCGCTGGGTGAACCTGACCGGAGCATGACGACCACCCGAAGCGCGAGGGTCCTCTCGGGACTGCCGCGGACCCTGGCCCTCGTCGGAGCCCTGTCGGCTCCGGCCGCGGCGGCCTCCGACGTCCTGACTCCGCCGGCCTTCCATGGCACCCGGGAGTCCCCCGCGTGGCTGTCGCTGCGGCTGGGCACCGGACCGTCAGGCAAGGCGCAGTCGAAGGTGGAGCCGGAGGTGGGCGCGCCCACCTGGGTGCGGCTCAACCTGTCCCTGACGGCGACGTGGCGGCGCTACTGCGCGCGGCCCGGCGTGGACAGCTGCGGCGCGTACGACAGGCTGCCGGAGGAGGATCAGCTCGGGGACACGTCGGACTTCAGGTCGTCGTATCCGTACCTGGGGCTGGCGCTGGATGTGGAGGTGCTGCCCCTGGCGCGCGCCACCCCGTCGGTGCTGCGCGGGCTGGGGTTCAAGCTGGGGGCGCAGCGGGGCTTTTCCAATTCCGACGTGACGCTCACCGGGGACGGCGGCCAGACGCCGGTGCGCGAGGTGTCCGCCACGGACACGGCCTTCACCGCGCAGGCGATGTATCGCTACTACTTCCGCTTTGGCACGACGCGGCCGCAGCAGGGCTACGTGGGCGCGCGCGCCGGCATCCAGACGCGCGCGTTCGACGTGGAGCAGTCCACGGACAACCCGCTGACCGGCACGCACCGCGTGTTCCCGTCCGTGGCGGTGGACCTGTCCGTGCCGCTGTTCAGCTCGGTGCGGCTGGACGCGTCGGGCGGGCTCCTGCTGTCGCCCAAGCCGGGGCACTCGCCGGAAGCGGACGGGGGCCGGCGGGCGCTGGAGGTCCGCGACTACGGCACGTCCGTGTCCAGCTTCGGCTGGAGCGCGGAGCTGGGCGTGTCCGGGGACATCTGGGGACCGTTCGGCTACGAGGTGGCCTGGCACCTGGAGCACTTCAAGGACAGCTTCTCCGGGCCCGGCACGCTCACCGGTTGGAACAACGGAGGAGCGGCCGAGGAGACGTACTCCAGCCTGCACGCTGGCTTGATCGTGACGTACTGACGTTGACGCTGTCGGGCGTGCGACATCGCCCCGGAGCGCGGGTGTCGGCACTCCGGAACGATGACTACCCCTTGCCTCCACGGCCTGTCACAGGCCCGTGACGCAAGGGGGACGCTGCTCGGTGCGAACAAGGCGATGGTGGACGCGGGGACTGGCGGGGCTGGCGTGCTTCGCTCTGGTGGCGTGCGGCGGCGGTGACACCCCATCGCCCACGAACGACACGCCTTCCGGCACGGACTCCGACGCGGGCACGCACCCGCAATCCGACGCGGGCACGGTGGATGGGGGCACGCTGCCGTCCTCCGACGCGGGAACGGGTTCGCAGTCCGACGCGGGCACCGAAATGCCGGACGCGGGGACGGCACCGCAGGCCTGCGCACCCACGGCGGGCGACACGCGCTGGGTGCTGGAGGGCGAGGCCTTCACCGCGCAGGTGACGTGCGCGACGGGCCTCAAGGAGGCCGGGCTGCGCTTCGGGGTGAAGAACCTGCCTCAGGGCGCCACGTTCGACGAGTCCACCGCCACGCTGCGTTGGACGCCCGCGCTCAACCAGGGCGCGGTGTGGATGCTCACGCTGGAGGAGCGCACCACCGACGAGACGGGCACGCTCAAGGTGGGCGTGGCCAACAATGACAACGCGCCGGGCAAGGTCGACATCGTCGACCCCGCGGCCTACACGGAGGAGTACGGGCTGCCCGTGGTGCACCTGTTCTTCGACCCGGCCGTGGGCCTGACGTCCGGAGGCTACCGGCCCGCGGAGGTGGTGTACCGGGGCCACCGCTTCACGATGGAAGCGAAGTACCGCGGGGCCACGTCCAGCGTGTTCCCCAAGCGCAGCCTGACCTTCAAGTTCGCGGAGGACGACCTGTTCTCCGAGCCCGTCTTCGGCGACGGCTTCAAGGACCGCAAGCGCCTGGTGCTGATCACGCCGTTCAATGACAACTCATACCTGCGCTCGCGGCTGGCGTTCGACCTGTGGAACCGGCTGTCACCCGACGCCGTGCGCATCCGCACCTTCAGCGTGGTGGTGTACGCGAACAAAAAGTACCGCGGGCTCTACACAGCGGCGGACCACGTGGACAAGCGGCTGATGGGGTGGAACGGCATCGACAACGACTCGGACCTCTTCAAGGGCGTGGACGCGGACGCCAACTTCTCCCGCCTCAAGCGCAATGGGCAGACGAAGGAGCACCTCCACGTCGGCTTCGAAAAGGACGAGGGCACGCCCGAGCAGAACCAGCCCCACGCCTTCGACACGCTGGACGCCTTCGTCGCGTGGGTGGCGGACTCCAGCGCGGACGGTTTCCGCCAGGAGTTCGGCACGAAGCTGAAGGCGCGGGACTACGAGGACTGGTGGATCTTCAATACGCTCATCCAGGGCAATGACTCGCAGGGGAAGAACGCCTATCACGCGTATGACCCCAAGGCGGGCGGACCGTGGCGCTTCATCCCGTGGGACCTGGACGCGAGCTTCGGGCAGAACTACGACACCACGCGCACCAGCGCCACGGCGCGGCCCACCTATGCGTCGGACAACCTGCTCTTCAAGCGGATGCTGGCGGAGCCCACCATCGCGGGCCCCATGCGCGAGCGCTACCGCCAGGCCCTGAAGAACGAGCTGAGCGAGGCCCAGGTGCAGGCGATGATTGACGGCTACGTGCGGGAGCTGGGGCCGAACGCGCAGCGAGACGAGGCGCGGTGGGCAACGGAGTACCGCAACTTCGCGAAGCCGGAGGCGGGGAGCGACGGAGGGTACGGCAACTTCCCGGACTGGCACCTGCGCCAGGACTTCAAGACCCACGTGGAGGAGGTGGAATACATCCGGCAGTGGGTGCACACGCGGTGGGGCGCGTTCCAGTCACAGCTGCCGTGAGGTTGGCGGCGCGGCGGGGGGAGGACCTCGCCGCGCCCACCGGGACTACCACTGCGAAGGGTCGGCGTCGGCGAACGTCGTGCCGGCGGCGATTTCGTCGAACCAGATGCTGCGGTTGGGCTGGGAGCCCTGCATGGAGCCGCTGTCGTGCCAGCCATTGGCGTAGAGGCCGACGCGGAACTGGAAGTAGCGGTCGTCAGCCACGGTGGTCGCCAGATTGAACTGCTCCAGGACCTTCACGCCGTCGAACCAGAGCTTGATGTAGCCGGTGCTGTCGCTTGCCCACTTCACCTGCATGATGACCTTGTGCCATTCCCCCGCGCTCACGGTGGCCAGACTGGGGAAGGTGACGGTCTTCTGGTTGCAGACGGTTCCCTGCTTGACGCGCGTGTAGAGCTGGTTGCCGGACAGCCACACCATGGTGGACGGCATGTAGTCGTCGCAGCCGGTGTTGGAGAAGTCCGCGATGAACTGCGCGATGTTGTAGGACTGGGGTTGGAACTGCCAGTCCTGCTGCAGGCGGAACGTGAAGCCATAGAAGCCCGTGTCGCCCCGGCGGTACACGTTGTTCCTCACCACCTCCGAGTGGTACCGGCCCGTGTAGTTCGGGTCGTAGATCTGCGTGACCTTGATGGCGGTGGGGCCCTCATAGGTGACGTTGGTGACCTCGTTCACGGAGCCGTTGTGCTCCCGGTTGATGGAGTTCCAGCCGGTGAGTGTTCCGGTGTTGCGGAAGATCTCCGCCGCCTGCGCGCTCAGCCCCAGCGCGAACAGCGACACGCTAGCGGCGACGGCGAAATGCTTGGGCTGCATTGAAAAGCCTCCACTGAAAATTTACGGCTTTGGCGTTATTGCTGGTTTTTCTAGCTTAGCAGGTTCGTGCCTCGTTTGTCTCGTTAGAGTGGAGCTTCCCTTTCCAGGAGGTTCCATGACAGCGATGCGTCGGCTGTTGATCTTGTGCGTAGGCTGGGTGCTGTTCTCCGCGCAGGCGGCACTGGCGGCACAGGGGGAGATTCTGGCCCGGCCGTACGGGACGGTGCCGGGGATGAACTACGGGTATTGGGAGTACCTGCCGCTGGGGTACGACGACGCGCCCACGGAGAAGTTCCCGCTGGTGGTGATGCTGCATGGACCGGGGATGTGGGTAACGGCAGCGCCGCGGCGCTGGAGAAGATCATGAACCTGAACGCGCCGCCGCGGCTGATCCGCAACGGGCGCGACTTCCCGTTCATCCTGATCGCGCCGCAGCGGTTCAACGCGTTCATCCAGGTGCCGGAGATCGACTCCATCATCGAGTTCGCGAAGGTGCACTACCGGGTGGATCCGAAGCGCATCTACCTGACGGGGATCTCTGCGGGCGCCATCCAGACGTGGGCGTACGCGGCCCAGCACTACGCCAAGCTGGCGGCGGTGTTGCCCATCGCAGGCAACGGCAATGGCCTGAACCTCTGCCCCATGGCGGCGGCGGGCCTGCCGGTCTGGGCCTTCCACGGTCAGGCGGACGGCACGGTGTCGCCATACGGCTCCATCGATCCGGTGAGCCGGATGAACAACACCTGCTCGCCCGGGGCGAATCCCGCGGCGCAGCTCACGCTCTATCCCGGCGTGGGGCACGACTCGTGGGGCCGCACGTACGACGGTTCAGCGGGCCATGACGTCTACGCGTGGCTCTTGAGCCACAGCCTCTGATTCCCTTCAGTCCGGTCCGCGAACGCAATTCAATGACGTCCCATGAGCTTCGTTCGCGGGATCCGGCGATGACGGACGGTCGTTCCTGGGAAGGCAACTGGAAGGTCCGCATTCATGAGCGGCTTCAGGAGCGCGGTTTCAAGTCGCTCACCGCGTTCGCTGACTCGCGACCCGCCGTGCCGTTCGAGGACCTCGCGGAGGAACTTGGGAAGGACGATGTCGCGGGCATCCAGGTCCTTCGCGGACTGCTTGCCGAAGCGGAGCGGAGCAAGCAGGTCACGCGCTTCGTTCGCGACGTGTTCGTGCGTCACCTTGCCCACAGCCTCCCGAAGGGCTGGCCGGCCGTGATGGATGACCACGCCCGGTTCCTGTTGGCCAAGGCGCTCGCCTATTGGTCCACGGACATTCCTGAATCGCATCAAGCACGGGCCGATCAAGCAGGCGATGCGCTTGATGCCCATCCACCCCCACCGGGCTGGCGTCCCCTCGGTCCCGACGACGAACTCCTCTGCACGTTGCTGCCGGACGAAGAAGCCTGAGCCACCACCTCAAGTGGGTGGCGGATGGCTGCCATCCCGGTTAGCTTCCGCGTCGCGTGCGGAGTCCCCAGGGTGGGGCCTCTGAGCCCGGACGAGGTGCGCCGTACCCGGTCACGACAAGACGACGCCTTAACGGGAGTCGTGCGTCATGTCGCCGTCGTGGATCCTCCTCATCATCGCGGGCCTTCTCGAGGTCTGCTGGACGCTGGGCCTCAAGTACACGCAGGGCTTCACCCGACCGCTGCCCAGCGTGCTCACGGTGGCCGCCATCATCGCGAGCATGGGCCTCCTGGGCCTCGCGGTGAAGCAGCTCCCCATCGGCACGGCCTACGCGGTCTGGGTGGGCATCGGCGCGGCCGGCGCGGCGATCGCGGGCATGGTGCTCTTCCATGAGCCCGCCACGCCCTCGCGCCTGTTCTTCCTGGTCCTGATGATCGTCGCCATCATCGGGCTGAAGGTCACCAGCGGAACGCACTGACCTCAAGGACAGTGGGGGAGTGAACCCTCCTCGTAGATGGGCTTCCAAAGCGCGCATCCCCCGAGCACAGGATGCGCGCCTGTTCCCATCACGCGAGGTGACGGCGATGAGCGACGCGAAGTTCGAGCTGTACTACTGGCCCGGCATTCCCGGCCGGGGCGAGTTCGTGCGGCTGGTGCTGGAGGAGGCGGGCGCGGACTGGGTCGACGTGGGCCTCCTGCCCGAAGCCCAGGGCGGCGGCGCCAAGGCCATCACGGCGATGATTTCCAAGGGCTCCGTGCCCGCGTACGCGCCGCCCGTGCTCAAGGTGGGCGACGTCGTCTTCTCCCAGGCGCCCAACATCTGCTCCTACCTGGGTGAGCGCTTCGGCCTGGTCCCCGCGGACGAAGCCTCGCGTCTCCATGCCCGTCAATTCCAGCTCACCGTCGCGGACGCGGTCGCGGAAGCACATGACACGCACCACCCGCTCGCCGTGATGAAGTACTACGACGAGCAGAAGGACGCCGCGAAGCAGCGCGCCGAGGATTTCCGCACCCAGCGCATCCCGAAGTTCCTGGGCTATTTCGAACGCGTGTTGAAGGCAAACACGCAGGGCGGCGGGAAGTACCTCCTGGGCCGCGACTTCTCCTATCCGGAACTGGCGCTATACCAACTGGTGGAAGGCCTGCTGTATGCCTTTCCCAATGCCATGCGCCGCGTCGCGCCCGAGGTGCCCGGCGTGATGGCCTTGCGTCAGCGCATCGCGGAGCGCCCTCGCATCGCTGCCTACAAGAAATCCCCGCGCGCCCAGCCTTTCAACCCTCACGGCATCTTCCGGCACTACCCGGAGCTGGACGACCCGAACGCGACGAAGTGACCCTGGGGCACCTCGACGATTTCGCGGGCGAAGAACAGGTCCTCGCCCAGGCCGGCCACGCGCACCTGGATGAGCGGGTCGCTCGGGTACTGCATGGGCGGATCGTCGAATACCAGCGCAACGACGACGCCCACTCGGCCCAGGAAGCGCTCCGACACGGAGTCATCCGGCTCCGTGCGGACGATCATCACCGCCGCGCCCATGCGCACCGGCGCGCCGTCCACGTCTTCCATCAAGATGAGCGAGGGGTCGTGCTTCATGGTGCGTAGGTCCGGGGTTTGAGTCGTTTCGACAGCGCCCAGGTCACGAGCGTCAACAGCGCCCATGCCCCCAGGTGATAGGTGGCCACGTGGCCAGGGCCCTGCTCACACGCCAGCTCGCCCACGACCGCGCCCACCGTCCCCACTGCCAGCCCCGCCACCGTCGCGCGCAGCGGGTCGAACACCGCCGACCGCAACGCGACCAGCGCCACCACCAGGGGCACCAACGCCAGCGCCACGTGGCTCACTGTGCACACCCACTCGGGGAGGCTGGAAGGGCCCCGCGGGGTGGCCCGCGTCAGCACCAGCAGCGCGGAGCTCACCAGCGCCATGCCCACGCCCACCCAGCGCAGCCTGCGCCCTCGCGGGGACAGCGCTCCCCAGGAGCACACCGCGCTCGTGGACAGCAGCATCGCCAGCAGGGGCGCGCGGCCCATCAGCATCGAGCCCGTGGTGCGCCCCAGCGCCAGGAACACGCCCATCACCGCGAGCGCCATGCCCGCGGACGCCGCGAACACGCCCAACGCCTGCGAACGCCACCCCCGCACGGGCCGCTTCAGGGCCAGCTCCGCGCGCGATGCCGCCAGCGCGCGCTCCATCGCCTTAGGGTCCAGGCGGGGCGGGGTGGACCGCCATGGGTCGGTCGGAGGGCTCATGACACGTCCTCCAGTCCGCCCAGCAACTCACGCAGCTTCTCGTAGCCCCGGTGTGCCCGGAGCCGGGCCGCGCCCGCGCGGATGCCGCGCATCTCGGCGATCTCCTCGAAGGACCAGCCCTCCATCTTGCTCAGCACCACGGCCTCACGCTGCTCCACGGGCAATTGCTGGAGCGCGTCCTCGATGCGCCGGCGCATGGCCGGGTCCCCGTCCGGCGCGGGCACCGACGTGGGTCCGTCCTGCGGCGCGTGCGCGTGCGCGTCCACGTGCTGCTGATGCCGCAGCGCGTCCCGGGCCGCGTTCGCCGCGATGGTGAGCAGCCAGGGGGTGAAGCGGGTGCCGCGCTCGTAGCGGCCCCGGGCGCGGATGACGGAAAGGAAGGTCGTCTGCATGAGGTCCTCCGCCAGCGGCCCGTCCCTCACCATGCGGGCGAGGAAGCCGTGCACACGCCCGGCATGCCGGGCGAACAGCGCCTCGAACGCCGGCTCGTCTCCCTGGCGAAACTGGTCCATGAGCACTTCGTCCGTAACGCCTTCCATCGTCTGGCTCACGGACGGCCCTGCTCGGAAATCGTTTCCAAGGGCGGTCGATTGCCTCCTTGGAGGCTCCAAAGCCTTGAAACGACAAGCGCTGGACGTGACATCGCCGGAGGGCTCGCTTCCAGGACCCGAAAGGGTAGTGTCGCGCGCCTTACAGGTTTCAACGCGTTTCCCCAATTCGAGCGTCCATGTCCCCGGCCGAGGTCGTCATCCAGTCCACGCTGTTCGAATCGCTGCTGCGCTGCGTGCGGTTGGACAACGCGTTGCGCGAGCGGATGGCGGCGGCTGGCTATGACCCGGACCGGCCCAGGGCCAGCTATCCGGCGTCGGTGTTCCAGCGCTGCCAGAACCTGGTGCTGCAGGCCGCGTACGCGGGCCGGCCTCGCGAGGAGGCCCTGCGTCAGATGGGCCGGGACCTGGTGCGCGGCTACTTCGAGACGCTGGTGGGCAAGGTCGTGAACGTGGCCCTGAAGGTCGCGGGCCCGGACCGCGCGATGAAGCGGGTGGCGCTGAGCTTCCGCTCCGTGATGGAGCCGGTGGAGATCACCTCCACGGAGCTGGGCCCCAAGGACTGGCGGGTGACCTTCCAGGGCTATCCCTTCCCGGCGGAGGCCGCGGCGGGGTGTTGCGAGGAGGCGCTGCGTCAGGCCGGGGCCGCCAATGCCAACGCGGTGCTCGAGTCCGACGACGGACACGGCCGCTTCGAGCTGCACATGCGCTGGTAGGACGTCCCTGTGCACGCCGTAACGGTGATCATCATCCTTCCACCGCGACATGACTGAATGCGCTATGAGGGCCCCATGAAAATCGGCAAGGACAGTGTTGTCGCCATTGACTACAAGCTGCACCTCGGCGACGGGAAGACCGTGGACGAGAGCGAGGCGGGCGAGCCGCTCGTCTACCTGCACGGCTACGAGGAGATCGTCCCCGGCCTGGAGAAGGCGCTGGAGGGCAAGTCCGCGGGCGAGTCGCTGAAGACGGTCGTCTCCGCGGCGGACGGCTACGGCGACTACGATCCGGAAGGCGTCGAGGAGGTCCCCCGGACCGAGTTCCCCGAGGACCTGGAGATCAAGGCCGGCGGCATCCTGAGCGCCACGGATCCGGAGGGCGACGAGGTCGACTTCCTGGTGAAGGAAGTTCGCAAGGACACGGTGCTGGTGGACTTCAACCACCCGTTCGCCGGCAAGGAACTGCACTTCGAGGTCTCCATCAAGGAAGTGCGCGCCGCCACGCCCGAGGAACTCGAGCACGGCCACGCGCACGGCCCCGACGACGACCACGATCACTGACCGGCGGGACCCTTCGGCCGGCCCTTGCCGTGCGTCCGGGCATGCCGCCCGGGCGCCGCGCCTTCGGGCCGCTTGGAGCGTCCATGGTCGGTCTGGGGCGGTCCCGGGTCGCGCTGCTTCGCCGCGAACGCCTCCATCTCCCGCTTGAAGAGGGGGTCCCTGCGCGGCACCTCCGTGCGCGGAAGCTCCTGGCGGATGATGCGCTCGATGTCCTGGAGCGTGCGCCGCTCCACTTCCAGCGCGAACAACGAAGCCCGTCCACTGGCCGCCGCGCGAGCGGTGCGGCCGATGCGGTGCACGTAGTCCTCCGGCCCGTGAGGCACGTCCATGCTGATGACGTGGCCAATGTCATCCACGTCCAGTCCGCGCGCCGCCAGGTCGGTGGCCACGAGGCAGCGGTACTGCCCCCGGCGGAAGCCCTCCAACGCCTGACGCCGCTGCGCCTGCGTGCGGCCCGCGTGCAGGGCGGCGGACTTGTGGCCCGCGGCGGCGAGCAGCTCCTTCATCTTGTCCGCGCGTTGCTGGGTGCGCACGAACACGAGCGCGCTGGCCTGATCCTGTGAGAGCAGCGTGAGGAGCAGGGGCCACTTCTCCTCGGGCTTCACGATGTAGAGGTGCTGCTCGGCGCGAGGCGCGGGCGTACCGCTGGGGGTCACCTCCACGCGCACGGGCTTGTGCAGGGCGCGCTGTCCGAAGCGCGTCACGTCCGCGCCCAGGGTGGCGGAGAACAGCATCGTCTGGCGCTGGCGGGGCAGCGCGTGGAGGATCTGGTTGATCTGCGGCAGGAAGCCCATGTCGAGCATCCGGTCCGCTTCATCCAGCACCAGGGTCTGGATGCGCGACAGGTTCACGGCCTTC
The sequence above is a segment of the Corallococcus exiguus genome. Coding sequences within it:
- a CDS encoding RNA polymerase sigma factor — protein: MEGVTDEVLMDQFRQGDEPAFEALFARHAGRVHGFLARMVRDGPLAEDLMQTTFLSVIRARGRYERGTRFTPWLLTIAANAARDALRHQQHVDAHAHAPQDGPTSVPAPDGDPAMRRRIEDALQQLPVEQREAVVLSKMEGWSFEEIAEMRGIRAGAARLRAHRGYEKLRELLGGLEDVS
- a CDS encoding glutathione S-transferase, coding for MSDAKFELYYWPGIPGRGEFVRLVLEEAGADWVDVGLLPEAQGGGAKAITAMISKGSVPAYAPPVLKVGDVVFSQAPNICSYLGERFGLVPADEASRLHARQFQLTVADAVAEAHDTHHPLAVMKYYDEQKDAAKQRAEDFRTQRIPKFLGYFERVLKANTQGGGKYLLGRDFSYPELALYQLVEGLLYAFPNAMRRVAPEVPGVMALRQRIAERPRIAAYKKSPRAQPFNPHGIFRHYPELDDPNATK
- the sugE gene encoding quaternary ammonium compound efflux SMR transporter SugE, with product MSPSWILLIIAGLLEVCWTLGLKYTQGFTRPLPSVLTVAAIIASMGLLGLAVKQLPIGTAYAVWVGIGAAGAAIAGMVLFHEPATPSRLFFLVLMIVAIIGLKVTSGTH
- a CDS encoding FKBP-type peptidyl-prolyl cis-trans isomerase; translation: MKIGKDSVVAIDYKLHLGDGKTVDESEAGEPLVYLHGYEEIVPGLEKALEGKSAGESLKTVVSAADGYGDYDPEGVEEVPRTEFPEDLEIKAGGILSATDPEGDEVDFLVKEVRKDTVLVDFNHPFAGKELHFEVSIKEVRAATPEELEHGHAHGPDDDHDH
- a CDS encoding carboxylesterase family protein yields the protein MNLNAPPRLIRNGRDFPFILIAPQRFNAFIQVPEIDSIIEFAKVHYRVDPKRIYLTGISAGAIQTWAYAAQHYAKLAAVLPIAGNGNGLNLCPMAAAGLPVWAFHGQADGTVSPYGSIDPVSRMNNTCSPGANPAAQLTLYPGVGHDSWGRTYDGSAGHDVYAWLLSHSL
- a CDS encoding DEAD/DEAH box helicase — encoded protein: MTASFKSLGLSPETLGAVKRARFGTPTPIQAQAIPPALSGRDVIGCAATGTGKTAAYLLPMIERFAGEKGTRGLILTPTRELAQQVEEQARFFGEPLGVMPVLIVGGEDMNAQVDALNSRPTLIVATPGRLVDLLGVKAVNLSRIQTLVLDEADRMLDMGFLPQINQILHALPRQRQTMLFSATLGADVTRFGQRALHKPVRVEVTPSGTPAPRAEQHLYIVKPEEKWPLLLTLLSQDQASALVFVRTQQRADKMKELLAAAGHKSAALHAGRTQAQRRQALEGFRRGQYRCLVATDLAARGLDVDDIGHVISMDVPHGPEDYVHRIGRTARAAASGRASLFALEVERRTLQDIERIIRQELPRTEVPRRDPLFKREMEAFAAKQRDPGPPQTDHGRSKRPEGAAPGRHARTHGKGRPKGPAGQ
- a CDS encoding CotH kinase family protein, which codes for MRTRRWWTRGLAGLACFALVACGGGDTPSPTNDTPSGTDSDAGTHPQSDAGTVDGGTLPSSDAGTGSQSDAGTEMPDAGTAPQACAPTAGDTRWVLEGEAFTAQVTCATGLKEAGLRFGVKNLPQGATFDESTATLRWTPALNQGAVWMLTLEERTTDETGTLKVGVANNDNAPGKVDIVDPAAYTEEYGLPVVHLFFDPAVGLTSGGYRPAEVVYRGHRFTMEAKYRGATSSVFPKRSLTFKFAEDDLFSEPVFGDGFKDRKRLVLITPFNDNSYLRSRLAFDLWNRLSPDAVRIRTFSVVVYANKKYRGLYTAADHVDKRLMGWNGIDNDSDLFKGVDADANFSRLKRNGQTKEHLHVGFEKDEGTPEQNQPHAFDTLDAFVAWVADSSADGFRQEFGTKLKARDYEDWWIFNTLIQGNDSQGKNAYHAYDPKAGGPWRFIPWDLDASFGQNYDTTRTSATARPTYASDNLLFKRMLAEPTIAGPMRERYRQALKNELSEAQVQAMIDGYVRELGPNAQRDEARWATEYRNFAKPEAGSDGGYGNFPDWHLRQDFKTHVEEVEYIRQWVHTRWGAFQSQLP
- a CDS encoding Carotenogenesis protein CarS, whose product is MKHDPSLILMEDVDGAPVRMGAAVMIVRTEPDDSVSERFLGRVGVVVALVFDDPPMQYPSDPLIQVRVAGLGEDLFFAREIVEVPQGHFVAFGSSSSG
- a CDS encoding polysaccharide lyase, with the protein product MQPKHFAVAASVSLFALGLSAQAAEIFRNTGTLTGWNSINREHNGSVNEVTNVTYEGPTAIKVTQIYDPNYTGRYHSEVVRNNVYRRGDTGFYGFTFRLQQDWQFQPQSYNIAQFIADFSNTGCDDYMPSTMVWLSGNQLYTRVKQGTVCNQKTVTFPSLATVSAGEWHKVIMQVKWASDSTGYIKLWFDGVKVLEQFNLATTVADDRYFQFRVGLYANGWHDSGSMQGSQPNRSIWFDEIAAGTTFADADPSQW
- a CDS encoding NrsF family protein, giving the protein MSPPTDPWRSTPPRLDPKAMERALAASRAELALKRPVRGWRSQALGVFAASAGMALAVMGVFLALGRTTGSMLMGRAPLLAMLLSTSAVCSWGALSPRGRRLRWVGVGMALVSSALLVLTRATPRGPSSLPEWVCTVSHVALALVPLVVALVALRSAVFDPLRATVAGLAVGTVGAVVGELACEQGPGHVATYHLGAWALLTLVTWALSKRLKPRTYAP
- a CDS encoding DUF2378 family protein, which produces MSPAEVVIQSTLFESLLRCVRLDNALRERMAAAGYDPDRPRASYPASVFQRCQNLVLQAAYAGRPREEALRQMGRDLVRGYFETLVGKVVNVALKVAGPDRAMKRVALSFRSVMEPVEITSTELGPKDWRVTFQGYPFPAEAAAGCCEEALRQAGAANANAVLESDDGHGRFELHMRW
- a CDS encoding NUDIX hydrolase, encoding MTDGRSWEGNWKVRIHERLQERGFKSLTAFADSRPAVPFEDLAEELGKDDVAGIQVLRGLLAEAERSKQVTRFVRDVFVRHLAHSLPKGWPAVMDDHARFLLAKALAYWSTDIPESHQARADQAGDALDAHPPPPGWRPLGPDDELLCTLLPDEEA